The genomic window ACTCGCCCCGAGATTATGGCTCTCGGGACCCGTGCCCCCTCAGAACAACGCGCTCATCAGGGTCGTGCGCCCCTTGCGCACCCGCTCGTCCTGGTTGCCGACGACGGCGAAGAGGTCGAGCAGGTGGTTCTTCACCCGGTCGCGCTCCTCGCCCGCAGTGACGCGCACGAGGTCGATGAGTCGGATGAAGGCGTCCTCGACGTGCCCACCGAGGACGTCCATGTCGGCGACGACGAGGGCTGCGTCGATGTCCTTCGGGTCCTGCGCGGCGGCTGCCCGGGCCGCCTGGAGGTCCACGCCACGAGTGCGCTTCATCAGGGCGACCTGGGCGAGGCCGAGCTCGGCGTCGGTGTCCTTGGGGTTCTCCGCGAGGGCCTTCTCGTAGGCAGCCGTCGCAGCATCGAGGTCGTCGCGCTCGATGGCCTCGAAGGCCTGAAGGTGCAGCGGCGGCAGTTCCTCCTCACCCCCCTCGGGCGCGGCATCACCGACGTCGATCCGTCCGGTCACCCCTTGCTGGACGGCGAGCTGGAGCAGCTGGTCGACGACCTGGCGGAACTGCTCCTTGTCGACGAGACCGCTGAAGAGCTGGACCGGCTGCCCGGAGACCAGACCGAGTGCGAGCGGGACCTCCTGCGCCTGGAGCGCCTGGGCGACCCCGGGGCTGCTGACGAGGTCGATCGCCACGACCTGCAGCCGCCCCTCGAGGGAACCCGCGATGTCCACGGCGTCGTCGACGAGGGTCCGGCTCTGGGGGTGCTGCGAGGACCAGATGATCGCCAGGGCAGGCACGACGGCGGTGCGGGAGACCACCTGGTTGAAGGAGGCGTCGTCGGCCTCGATGAGCAGACCGTCGGGGCTGCCACCAGGGGCGGGGGCACCACCGCCGGCCTGGGCGGGCGGTGCGGCAGGCGCACCCGCAGCGGGTGCGGCGTTGGGCTGGGCTGGGCCGCCGAGGCCGGAGAGGTCGACGGCTCCACGGAGGGTGTGGGTCGGGTCGGTCATGCCCCCATCATTCCCCACGGGTGCGTCCTGGGATCAAGCCGGGGAGGTCTACTCGCCCTTCGCCGACTCCAGCACGTCGCTGACGCCGACGACGGTGGCATCCCCCGTCGCCGGAGTGACCATCGCGAGGGTCTCGGCGTGCTCGATGGACAGCTTC from Janibacter cremeus includes these protein-coding regions:
- a CDS encoding co-chaperone YbbN, giving the protein MTDPTHTLRGAVDLSGLGGPAQPNAAPAAGAPAAPPAQAGGGAPAPGGSPDGLLIEADDASFNQVVSRTAVVPALAIIWSSQHPQSRTLVDDAVDIAGSLEGRLQVVAIDLVSSPGVAQALQAQEVPLALGLVSGQPVQLFSGLVDKEQFRQVVDQLLQLAVQQGVTGRIDVGDAAPEGGEEELPPLHLQAFEAIERDDLDAATAAYEKALAENPKDTDAELGLAQVALMKRTRGVDLQAARAAAAQDPKDIDAALVVADMDVLGGHVEDAFIRLIDLVRVTAGEERDRVKNHLLDLFAVVGNQDERVRKGRTTLMSALF